The nucleotide sequence CAAGCAAAAAACTTTCACTGCCGACTTTGCTAAGTTTCAGAGCTTTTCTTCTCCAGTATTTGTCAACGCCAAAACTTAATAGATGATTCAGAAAATCATATCTGAAAGCAATTGAATCAAATATGTTTTTAACCTTGTTCTTTTTATCCTGCATAATATTTAATACCGATTGATCATACATCTATGCAAACATGCACGCAATCTTGTATGAATGTTCGAGCTGTATATTTGTATGAAATTGACAACTAAAATAATCCTGACATTGTGCTAGTATTTTCCGTACTCAAATTCCGGTTTGCCAATCTTTCTTTGCCACCAGTTGAAAATGTATTTACCTGACCAAACTGCGAATATCATAAATGTTAATCCGCCAATTAAATCTATCACATAATGATACCACAGATAAACGGTTGAAAAAATTAGTAGAGCTCCAACCGGAATAAAGAAAAATCTTGACCTGCTTTTTAAACGATAGGATAAATACATCACGATCAGTGTAATCATTGTATGTCCGCTGGGAAAAATATCACGCTGAACAACTTCTGCGGGATTTGGTGTACCGGCAGGAATCGATTCACCTGTATTTACGATTTCACGTAAAAAGTTTGTTAATAGAAGTCCTGGCAAATCCTGATTTATTGTATCGAAATTGTGTAGTGTAAATCTTGGACCGATTCCCGGCCAGATAAAATATCCGAGATATGACAGATAAAATCCGTAGATGACAACAAAAACTGAAAAATCCATCGCGACATAACGCTTCTTGCGCAAGAGGAATAATCCAAGTAAAATCGGAAGCAGATAAAAAATTCCATACACAATTTGTAAAATTTCAGTTAGCAATGGAGTTGAGATTTTCCAGAGCAGTTGTGTCGGGTCATTTCCGAAAAATAATATTCTGTCGATGAGAATAAACATCTCGTCATGATCGTAGATTCTGATAGGCTGGATCATGAAATAAAGCTGCTTGAAAGTAATCAGAACAACCGGAACGATGTACCAGTAATGAGCTGCGTTCCAGAATTCATTATCATATTTCGATTCAAGGTATGCAAATAAAAATGAAATTAAAATAATGAACAAGTTTACTGCTATCCAAAATTCCCAGGTTTCAATTCTGTCACGATAGATTAAATGTACTACTGATAGAATGATGTAGAAGACTATAACAACAACGTCGAAAGCTTTAAGATGTTTAACGAACTGTTTGAATTTATCCATTCAGAATATTACAGGGATTACTTTCGGGTAAATCCGGGTGAAATTTTCTTGACATACTTTGCAAGTTGTATGAAATCATCAACAACCAGATTCTCAGCACGGAGTGAAAGGTCAATACCCGAATTTGTAAAATCAATTTCGTGAAATATACTATTACCAAATGAATTTTTTAGGATTTTTCTTCTGTTTCCAAACGATGCTTTTACAATTTGGATGAATAATTTTTTCTCTTCTTCTGAATTGCTGATATCTTTGAAGTTAATGTGAACTAATGCTGAATAAACATTTGGTTTCGGATAGAAAACATTAGGTGAGATTTTGAAACATAATTTTGTTTCAGTAAAGAATTTTAACACAACAGCCAGGATGCCGTAATCTTTTGTTCCTTTATTTGCAATCATTCGTTTTGCAACTTCAAGCTGAACCATAAATACCGCATCGTGTATTAAATTATTATTTTCAATCAACTTAAAAAGTATTGGCGATGTTATGTTGTATGGAATGTTTCCAACGACACGAAATTTTTTCCCTGATGAAACTAATGCAGATATATCAGTTTCTAAAAAATCCTCATTGATGAGTTGAAGCTGTGGAAATTTTTCTTTCAAATCACCGGCAAGTTTATTATCAATTTCAACTGCAATTATATTTTCGGTTACTGAAAGTAATTTCTGAGTTAAAGCACCATAACCAGGACCGATCTCAACTATCAGCTCATCATTCTGTGGATTTATTTCCTTTACAATTTTATTCAGGATGTTTTCATCCAGCAGAAAGTTCTGACCGAATCGTTTTTTGGGTTTGTTATGGATTTTCATTGTGACAAAAATAAGAAATTCTATCCAGCCGTCATGCTGAACTTGTTTCAGCATCTTAAACAATAATCGTAGATCCTGAAACCTGCCGTGCCGGCAGGCAGGTAAATTCAGGATGACAAACTCATAACTTTTTGATAAAAATCATTTTCTCTTTAGTTTTTCAAAAACAAAATAGGATTTATTCTAAATGCACAGAGATTCAGTAATCAGCATTGATATGGGCGGAACGAAAGTTCTCGGCTGTGTTGTAAATTCAAAAGATGGAATAATCGCCCGCGTAAAAAAGCCAACGGATCCAACAGCTACAAGAAAAAAATATGTTTACCAGCTCGTTGAAGCAGTTTACGAGCTGATTGAAGAAACGCAAATCAGCAAGAAAAAAATAAAAGCCGTTTGTCTCGGAGTTCCGGGAACTGTTAATCCATTAACAGGAATAATTGGTTTAGCACCAAATCTTGGATTGAAAAATTTCAACATTAAAAAAATGCTGGAAGCTGAAATTCCTTTTCCTGTTTTAATTGAGAATGATGTTAACCTCGGTGCACTTGGGATAAAAACTTTTGGTGTTGGGAAGAAATCAAAAAATATGCTTGCAGTTTTTGTTGGAACCGGGATCGGCGGAGGATTGATAATTGACGAAAAGATGTACCGCGGCTCAAATTATGTCGCGGGTGAAATCGGACATATGCTTGTCGAAAAGAACGGACCAAAATGCGGCTGCGGTAGAAAAGGCTGCTTTGAAGCGATTGCAAGCAGAACTGCAATCGTAAATAAAATTATAAAAGATATTAAATCAGGTAAACGAAGTAAGCTATCGAAGTTGGTAAAATCGGGAGAGAGAATAAGAAGCAAGTCACTGTCTAATGCAGTAAAGTCCGGTGATAAAGTTGTCCGAAGAAGAATAAAAGAAGGATGCGAAGTAATTGGAGATACTCTTGCAAGTATTGCAAATCTTTTGAATCTCGATATGATCGTTCTCGGCGGAGGGATGATTGAAGCGCTGGATTTTTATATGCTTCCATTAATAAAAAAATCTTTTTCTGAACACGTGCTTAATGATTCTGCCAGAGGTTTGAAAATTGTTGCCAGCAGACTTGCCGATGATGCCGCAGTTTACGGTGGTATTGCACTTGCTGAAGAGTTTTTGGGCGTGAGGGTTTAGTTGAAATCGGTTTGTTTGAAATAATTTGAAAATAACAATTATATAAAGTCTGATAAAATGCTAACAAAAAAAGTAAAAGTAATTGCTAGTACTCTAGTAGTTTTATTATTTATAATAATATTTTTTGCTGTTCGTGAAAAGTATGAGAGCAATAGATTTAAGAATAACTTTATAGATTTCGATACGACCAATATTATTGGAGAATTAGAATACGTTGCACTCGCATCACATGGTGTTGTTTTTAGAATTAAAGGAAATTCAAAGATGTTTATCTTTTATCCTCGAACGAGTGAGCTAAATAAAAATAGAATTTTTGATCATTTAGCGGAAAAAGGGGACACGATTATAAAAGGAAAATTTTCTGATACTCTTAAATTAATTAAAAATAGGAATAAATATTTATACACATTCGATCAATTGAAGTGATATTTAAGGGAATGAAACATTAGCTAAACTCCCTCTCAACCTCCTCCAAACTCAAACTCACTTCTTCCCATTCTTTAACTTTTTCATCAAGCGATAATTTCAATTCTTTGAGCTTTTCATTAAGCTCGCGTATCTGAGAGTGATTGTTATATGTGTCGGGATTAATAAGAACTGCGTTTATTTTTTTAAGCTCCTGCTCAAGCTTGTGGATCTCTTTTTCAAGCTTTGCAAGCCGTTCCTTCAAATCTTTTGTGGCTTTGTATCTCTGATTGCGTTTCTCGGCTTCAATACGTTTCTGTTCTTTGTGGGAAGATGTTTCGGTTGGATGTTCTTTTTTTGTAGATGAAACTTGTTCTGTTTCTTCGTTTCTCTTGTAGAGATAATATTCAATATCACCTTCGTAAATTTTTAAATTGCTCTGCCCTGCCTGCCGGTAGGCAGGACGAATATCAACAACTCTGTTCGCAATTGGTTTTAGAAATTCCACATCGTGGGAAACAAGTATCAGCGAACCGGAAAAATTAACTAATGCCTGCTGTAAAACTTTTTTGGATGAATAATCGAGATGGTTTGTCGGTTCATCGAGGATTATAAAATTGGAAGGAGAGAGCAAAATTTTTGCAAGTGCCAGTCTGCTTTTTTCTCCTCCGGAAAGAACTCCAACCTTCTTGAAAACATCATCACCGGAAAAAAGAAATGCACCAAGAAGTGATCGAAGCTGTCCGATTGTCTTCGCAGAACCTACGGAGTCTAAAGTTTCAATCAGATCAATTTCTGGATTGAGAGAATCAGCAACATCCTGCGAATAATAGGAAATAATGTTATTGTGACCAGATATTTTTTCACCTTTATTGAAATCAATTTTTCCAGCTATGATTTTGGAGAGAGTAGTTTTGCCAGCACCATTTGGCCCGACAAATGCAATTTTATCTCCGCGATTCACTCTGAAATCAATTCCGTCAAACAGCTTCATCTCGCCGAAAGATTTCTGAATTCCTTTCAGTTCAACGTTAAAAACTCCACATGGTGGTGGATTTGGAAACCGAATGTTTACAGTTTCTTCATCATCGGGAATTTCAATCAGTTCAACCTTTTCAAGCTGCTTTATTCTGCTTTGCACTTGTCGGGCTTTTGTCGCTTTATAACGAAAGCGCTCGATAAACTTTTGAGTGTCTTTAATTTTTTTCTGCTGAATTTCCCTTTGATTAATCAGCATCTGGTCGCGTTCTTCTTTGTATTTCAGGTAATCATTCAGCTTGCCGTTGTATGGATTTATTTTTCTTAAGAATATTTCCCATGTTCGGTTTGTGGTGAGATTCACAAAATTTTTATCGTGCGAAACAATTATCATCGATCCTTTGAAGCTTTGAATATAACCGATTAGCCATTGAAGCGAATCAAGATCGAGATGGTTTGTTGGTTCATCAAATAGAAGAAGATCATTTTGAGCGATGAGAAGCTTTGCCATTGCTATTCGCATTTGCCATCCACCCGAGAATTCATCCGTAAGTCTTTTAAAATCTTTTTCTTCAAAGCCAAGTCCGGTTAAGATTTTTTCAATTTTATATTCTATACTGTAAGATTCGAGTTCTTCCAAACGAAGATGAACTTCACCAAGTTGATTAACGAGATCTTCCTTTTCTTCGTCGCTCGATGATGATTCAAGTTGTGCGATAATTTCTTTTTCTTTTTGATGAAGGGATTTGATATCCGAAAGTGCAGTGAAGACTTCATCAATTAAAGTTTTTCCGCGATGAACAACCTGATCCTGCGGGAGATAGCCGATAGTAATATTTTTCTGTTTATTGATTGATCCTGATTCGGGTTCAATTTCTCCGACAAGCATTTTCAGAAGAGAAGATTTACCTGTTCCGTTTGAACCGACGAGACAAATTTTATCGCCCGAATTGATTTTCAGGTTAACATTCTGGAAGAGATTTTCCCCTGTAAACTGAAGTGTGATATTCGATAGATCAATCATTTGAAAAACATGGACGCAAATTTATTTTTTAAAATTGTCCCTCCCCTTTGGGGAGGGCAGGGTGGGGCCATTATTCTCTCAGAACAGCAACTTTACCAGTTACAACTTCATTGCCATCAGCATTAAAAGCAACAATTATATAAACGCCAGTATTTACTAATTCACCATTTTTGTTTTTTCCATCCCAGTAAGCGGTTCTTCCACCGGGAGAAAAAAATTGACTGACAAGAATTCCGTCTATAGTCAGAATTTTAATTTCTGTATCACGAATCAACCCATCAATAGTTAAAAGATTATTTCCACTTTTTATTTTATATGGATTTGGATAAACGAAAAGTTCATTAAAGCTTTCCAATGGTTTTATATATGGCGTTTCAAATGAAGTTAAACCTTCATCAGTACCGACGTAAACTATTCCTTTGTTCTCATCAATTGCAATACTTCTGATAATATTGGAGAGTAAAGCACTGTTCTGTGCCGTGAAAGTAGTAATTAATCTTGAACCATCTGAATTTACTAAAAGCAATCCTTCATTTGTACCAATCCATTTTTGATTCAGTGGATCAACTGCAATTGCATTTATTGATTGCTGTCGAAGAACAAACACATTCGATATTCTAAGCGCAGAACTACCTGAAGTCGGGATTGCACTGGTATTTGTTATAATATTCACTCCGAGACTTGTTCCAACCCAAACATCGCCTCTCCTGTCAACCACAACATCACGTATATCATTTTGATTTAATCCATCAGATGTAGTCAGGAAATCTGACCTATCATCCGCTGGATCTTCGTAAGTTTTATTTTCATTGAAGTAGAATACTCCAAATCTTGAGTTTGATCCGTCAGTACAGCTATACCACTTTGTGTCGTATGGATCGATTGCAAGATTCTCAATGCCTAATAATGTTCTACCCTGAGCAGCAGGAATTGTAAAATGATACCAGACACTATCCGGCGTTCTCATTGATAAAGTATTTCTGTCAACTGCCCAATAATTCAGTGCCCATAAATTATTTCGCGAGTCTTTCCCGAATCCGGTGACTACAACAAAATCCGGATTGCTTGGTATTCCCTGCATACCGGTATTTGCTCTGTTAAAAAGTTTTTTGTTATCACCATTCACTTCGAGAAACCCATAACCCCAGCCGCCAAGATATGCGGTTGTTCCTGACGTGAAAGCATGATAAACAGCATTTGTTGGTAACTCAGGAGTGTTTGAAGCATTAAAATAATTCCAGTTTTCATTCTCGTAAGTATAATATCCAATCCCTGTAACATCTTTACCGCTTGCAGACCAAAGTTTACTGTTATCATCAACACTCATTGAAGGGAATTGATTAGCCGGTGGTGCATTCGGTGATACAAAATCACCGATCATTAAAGTGTTTAGAAAAAGTGTACCGTTTGTACTTGCGCATACATATCCAAGATTTTTTCCGAATTCAATTTTAGAAATTGATACCGCAGAGTTGTAAAGTACGCTAAGAGTTTGATTATAGTAAAGATATATATTCTTCTGTGCGAGAATAATTATTGAATCGCCGCTGATTTGAAAATCATTAATATTTATATTGGCTAATTCAGTAATGAAATTATTCCAGATATTATTTTCGAACTTCGAGAAACCTTTATCAGTACTGACGATTAAATTTCCCTGGAATAATCCTGGTTTAAAAGTTTTGTTTGATGGCAGTCCGTTACTACTTGAATAAACATTCCATGATTCAGGCGCTGAAAGGTTCGTTGCACCTGGTTTTTGAATTGCAACGCCCTGATCGGTGCAGACATAAAATAAACTATTCTTTACAGCACAATTGACTTTTGTGTTTGAAGCGAATGTTCCAAACTTGAAGAATGTATCGAAGAAAAGTAAGCTGCCGGAATTAATTAATGAAACTCCAAAGTCCGAAGCTACTATTATAGTATCACCTGTTATAGAAAAGTCGTTTATTCTTTTGTTGATTTGATTTGAATTAAAGATATCCAGAATTACATCAAGACTACCTGTATCTTCGTTGTAGATATCAATTATTCCTTCAGCACTGCCAAACCAGATTCTGCCTGAGTTATCTTCAATAACTGATGTTAGAGAATTTCCCTTCAATCCTTCTGATTTATGCAAAGTTATAAACGTGTTTGATTCGGGTGTAAATTGAAATGCTCCGCCAGTTGCTGCACTCCAGATTTGATTGCCGCTTATTGCAACGTCCTGAACATTTTTGAGTGCGGTATAATTCTTCCAATTAATGAATTGCTGAGGCAGGGCAGTAGTAGTACAGAAATAAACGATTAACAAAAAAAATAAAATTTTCATTTTCTATCTCTCGATTGTGAGTTAAACGTAGAAACGTGCTAATCGTACCTTCAAAATATTTATGTATTTGTAATTAAATGTT is from Ignavibacteriota bacterium and encodes:
- a CDS encoding phosphatase PAP2 family protein, giving the protein MDKFKQFVKHLKAFDVVVIVFYIILSVVHLIYRDRIETWEFWIAVNLFIILISFLFAYLESKYDNEFWNAAHYWYIVPVVLITFKQLYFMIQPIRIYDHDEMFILIDRILFFGNDPTQLLWKISTPLLTEILQIVYGIFYLLPILLGLFLLRKKRYVAMDFSVFVVIYGFYLSYLGYFIWPGIGPRFTLHNFDTINQDLPGLLLTNFLREIVNTGESIPAGTPNPAEVVQRDIFPSGHTMITLIVMYLSYRLKSRSRFFFIPVGALLIFSTVYLWYHYVIDLIGGLTFMIFAVWSGKYIFNWWQRKIGKPEFEYGKY
- the rsmA gene encoding 16S rRNA (adenine(1518)-N(6)/adenine(1519)-N(6))-dimethyltransferase RsmA, producing the protein MKIHNKPKKRFGQNFLLDENILNKIVKEINPQNDELIVEIGPGYGALTQKLLSVTENIIAVEIDNKLAGDLKEKFPQLQLINEDFLETDISALVSSGKKFRVVGNIPYNITSPILFKLIENNNLIHDAVFMVQLEVAKRMIANKGTKDYGILAVVLKFFTETKLCFKISPNVFYPKPNVYSALVHINFKDISNSEEEKKLFIQIVKASFGNRRKILKNSFGNSIFHEIDFTNSGIDLSLRAENLVVDDFIQLAKYVKKISPGFTRK
- a CDS encoding ROK family protein, with amino-acid sequence MHRDSVISIDMGGTKVLGCVVNSKDGIIARVKKPTDPTATRKKYVYQLVEAVYELIEETQISKKKIKAVCLGVPGTVNPLTGIIGLAPNLGLKNFNIKKMLEAEIPFPVLIENDVNLGALGIKTFGVGKKSKNMLAVFVGTGIGGGLIIDEKMYRGSNYVAGEIGHMLVEKNGPKCGCGRKGCFEAIASRTAIVNKIIKDIKSGKRSKLSKLVKSGERIRSKSLSNAVKSGDKVVRRRIKEGCEVIGDTLASIANLLNLDMIVLGGGMIEALDFYMLPLIKKSFSEHVLNDSARGLKIVASRLADDAAVYGGIALAEEFLGVRV
- a CDS encoding ABC-F family ATP-binding cassette domain-containing protein; this translates as MIDLSNITLQFTGENLFQNVNLKINSGDKICLVGSNGTGKSSLLKMLVGEIEPESGSINKQKNITIGYLPQDQVVHRGKTLIDEVFTALSDIKSLHQKEKEIIAQLESSSSDEEKEDLVNQLGEVHLRLEELESYSIEYKIEKILTGLGFEEKDFKRLTDEFSGGWQMRIAMAKLLIAQNDLLLFDEPTNHLDLDSLQWLIGYIQSFKGSMIIVSHDKNFVNLTTNRTWEIFLRKINPYNGKLNDYLKYKEERDQMLINQREIQQKKIKDTQKFIERFRYKATKARQVQSRIKQLEKVELIEIPDDEETVNIRFPNPPPCGVFNVELKGIQKSFGEMKLFDGIDFRVNRGDKIAFVGPNGAGKTTLSKIIAGKIDFNKGEKISGHNNIISYYSQDVADSLNPEIDLIETLDSVGSAKTIGQLRSLLGAFLFSGDDVFKKVGVLSGGEKSRLALAKILLSPSNFIILDEPTNHLDYSSKKVLQQALVNFSGSLILVSHDVEFLKPIANRVVDIRPAYRQAGQSNLKIYEGDIEYYLYKRNEETEQVSSTKKEHPTETSSHKEQKRIEAEKRNQRYKATKDLKERLAKLEKEIHKLEQELKKINAVLINPDTYNNHSQIRELNEKLKELKLSLDEKVKEWEEVSLSLEEVEREFS